One genomic region from Capra hircus breed San Clemente chromosome 18, ASM170441v1, whole genome shotgun sequence encodes:
- the ZNF469 gene encoding zinc finger protein 469: protein MPGEQPLGAPPPTMTGDLQPCPAASGTGGPLRPPGEISALANRTTKAMGSRAQAMDDPKTQAQQAGKGVAEAPLPRVQALSSVPSKGSSPQTPAGSNLMQAHVRRAGRVAGSPQQLYSLSIASTRPKPTLDGKTPESLQPEALRSLDAEAPPSQGTRAGLRPGHPRTEASPAPEELSFQKCFQETPSSFTSTNYTSPSATPGPPPLRAPQSRGTSPCRPASYLEFQASGADAWPPPAENSFPGASFGVPPTEPEPFSEGGSPGAAAFQYPFPELHGASRRPFPEDMAGPKYPERALVLAFHQPRGAWPEAVGTGPAYPLPARPAPPPPPCYSSRPGSLEAPSDLGGVPPPPSTAPPASKPFSESAATFRDGLHENMTKVLPERPPSAHEGLGSPRGPPNSLSQRQLPGQAYGSPGASGVGTSPGPRDTELAASGPPTARLPPLWDPAPAPYPPPPLGPPATTFFEAQPSPGQRLSLPQSPPLPWPQVLPAAGPGPHQMEMLNRLPFPPGAPEWQGGSQGALGAVGKTPGPGEKLAVLRNSPGQHGSGSPGLFAYNGLKDPGAQPLFFGAAQPQASTRGPPGLPLPRVVGASPSESPLPSPATHTASSTCSSLSPLSSSPANPSSDESQVPGPLVPSAFFHPAPHPQEAGSPFPSPEPSHSLPIHYQPEPAKTFPFPTEGLEETPFPSSGLQAGSAGLEGFPQGPPPYSAHHFPLSSANLDQLDVLLTCRQCDRNYSSLAAFLGHRQFCGLLPARAQDSHQQPPGLPAPPRVPAGRTPSPLSHTRTAPFLLGGDLRPDGRDDPLRTSFLPGPTATPFPLPTGDLDLEDAAKLDSLITEALNGLEDQSDSPEIDSSFIDVFTDEEPSGPKGPAAGPPPKARLGATPENKAPAPALPPAVDVPLETQPRQPGDGGSPAGPRPKTRSLGPAPAETDEASLAGQQRRGKRFKLFRKELDTVNTTKRPGRGSRAARLRPRRKGRAEARPRALRTQAPKSHTDPGGRAPLVETRSSRRLRLSPGQDCRRRRARGGTWSKELIHKIVQQKNRAGGRGLGPAPGATDSGPQHCDCTAASESEEEDGPRPPGSRFRGRPRPSGRRWRRGEKRKEVDLTPGPREDGQQQKPRKVVKQEASRSRGYPGPEEPGRPGPGPSQSPGAQGPLHSPKAEVDPEEKGPQHLLQDLTGTEILAESHPPPGFPQDTETPEIADDLPPDATELHKEAPGSSPVPCRGGGPCPSAPERPQLHGEDTVLPLASSPTLGARRCSEPVASQDREDPPASPSGESLVPVANAVHMVHLDPSTLFVKTPGLGDPMEAPTARKGPQPYSRPRSELFLGPKDLAGCFHEDLGSRSSALDSPLAIRAHLHQDDHDASSPEPKPPRSPPYTGITDPGRGQSALALEPTPLPLGLPRDSFDPPTYGSPSGHGDTPVLRASAALPLRKPQLDPPYPSFLPERGWSLLEEVSPVPPGHPDLFPSLSAEKTFSQQRPTQGPVAASLSTLPTRAVECSTASTSDLSEEELEIKRLVTELESQLQGRGPQRAPGEPCRASTTAPQEPRPHGEGADTTGDALASPQEEWPSPLAPSTHKDVVPGGPSSPMGVSLSFQSVQKARVPKTSLPRAEGGRRAHQEVCIPDPVSDVGSLAKCSPSLEPSLPKGHGAPGTQHGQGLPLLLPRPPRGGLSLGPCKAPGPCQDPLKLEAFSSPTAHLAPGLAFQGAELLPLGATPPSAAIHSSAPRGHSVSSTGEPGGTELLPPVAAGPGPEGKEEFVPVGVSPSCASTPNPSLGRRLQNPASSPLHQLQLLVARAAERGDDARSSRVTPTADGQSPLHSNPTDLGGDGKERETMAHSPALGSLGDVQMTTVAGRQLEPDEDGHAGTHGQARKPRGQAKAGHLKPGARGRPGRPDSCTTASTDSETTPAGLVGAADQLGAQLQGSRVAMGLCNEAQATPSPTSSEADSAVPALVAAHTPDRPRDWTLEVVAAGPGLRKHLLFAGESPEPPTRNLASHTRLSTSAAPSDPGGLKPLHQEGPPTAPSGELRELLPASPPHGGAASSQLLSASSPTWTPPEGAERSPAPTGTAAPLAVSPSLKTGRRGLKESPAHHPLLGDGSPLEDPPTEPSFVSVVSAAHGGARPGGHVSKTLEASRKERPGDSPARATPPHPMTVSTPGMTVKAAALPSVPTTDGVGTLRGPRAEWPDPRGVLPITHPDGVPTGSSSEPLGNREGQGVTTVPTDPSTRGAMWPDPHTCQKGKALASFQGQESLETPGARPPAITKACEAGARGVPVTCPPTELCPGSTTSDSRAHFPQSALHQRPQANALSPQNLRQKPRGFKKKPVFTENGHWRGGAPSGRPVTCEVCSASFRSGPGLSRHRARKHGLHKGAASQPSPAPSPAPQTCQRPGKESRGALGKEEPGHLVGDPSQAGEPPPVCGSTAPEDALGPEISKGLSLLGAPGCPPSWEPHTPDTIRQGVDVRPTEPRKQDRLGREELRPKQAEKGASQRRGRPPTDFPSESEGKSNKKVRKPRARRFREESNPQVPADVTPDRSCWSPSTSATNCCRLSPKTEQETKATELPPAATDPEETPAQKPPGDWVACPRMAEGAPPGEGPGEQKAALARGCGGPRETRTSVICEEPLRVTGPKPAGNSREADNRSGHSVWEEHGPPRGPRGPPETRGSEAGGAISSPCAQAPPHSPAEGVPEQEGTAPKPPSPEHGDPLSLLDDEASFSQLFPLGDRLARKKNPRVYGKRCKKSKPPPRVEPNGQVGGSVTLPSARLPTDLSDSGSLCLSHEDPWGDEATDLPESFLLEGFLNSKVPGIDPWAPGPSLWALEPHLETNPCCAEDHPLENIPKLHMVPAAWRGLELQAPADEVTSSLGDASPEPPNLEREHYDCGVPRSAADLETLGTKLEIQDPCFLGPCEDPVGLPSTSFLDGKATAGSQGPRSRTEEADGARRAAGEGQRAKARRAPYKCRVCFQRFHGLGELDLHKLAHSPSPPPTCYMCVERRFGSRELLREHLLEKHVQSKAGLWACGMCLREVADVWMYNEHLREHAVRFARKGQARRSLGDLPACWEGGGVVTHFLSGIAGQASRSRRGKRSVASKAGGGCAEASGPDAGAGKAFPRERPRPQACSRGCDAVGDSAQGSPSACSRPAPAGGASPEARPHGEPQLPAVPVHQDCKDPARDCHHCGKRFPKPFKLQRHLAVHSPQRVYLCPQCPRVYSEHQELRAHLGGEHGLSGELELAHTPLYACELCANVTHISKRSFVCSSCNYTFAKKEQFDRHMDKHRRKGQQPFTFRGVRRPGAPGRKASAREGTLPSKRRRVAAPSSPARSSAEGPLSQSSSPTPSEGSLPALLQPCPEAAPSTTTGQPGTPERPIDPLGLQELLPPSLSPFPAASAGDKDGHKPDQALESSEDEASPGSPEHLLQQAFPLGGSLPRLGTADQEVEKRAAGPFSGKHRTPSAPGKCAPDHHLEAPSLLWKEKQLSTCLLVPAGATGGPSHRGSAPKPRGCGSLSKDRSSSSTPNKAPKIPGQLKKAVASPVPREPPRGTEERLKPTALKAKPGSQGAGGPRQGTKAVGGSQPQPASGQLQSETATTPAKPDCPGQGPAPDKALPRALAKGYPKGPREAGGQGLRGSLGPREDTDSSEKKRKGRAPEPARSEGVGSLGRGPLAPEKPPRAPRKQATPSRVIPAKPKPKPRPSSQNSSMLPQPSEVQKREPSHAHGDLRCRKEGLSKALPQTRPLHRAPRKGGPLHSAEPPNSRACRTAESQSHLLSQLFGQRLTSFKIPLKKDSSE from the coding sequence ATGCCTGGGGAGCAGCCCCTCGGAGCGCCACCCCCAACCATGACTGGAGACCTGCAGCCCTGCCCAGCAGCCAGTGGCACGGGGGGCCCCCTGCGGCCCCCCGGAGAGATCAGTGCCCTGGCCAACAGGACCACCAAGGCCATGGGCAGCAGGGCCCAGGCCATGGACGACCCCAAGACCCAGGCgcagcaggctgggaaaggggtggCCGAGGCCCCTCTCCCCAGAGTGCAGGCCCTGAGCAGCGTCCCCAGCAAGGGCAGTAGCCCCCAAACCCCAGCGGGAAGCAACCTCATGCAGGCTCATGTCCGGCGGGCAGGCAGGGTGGCCGGCAGCCCCCAGCAGCTCTACAGTCTGAGCATCGCCAGCACAAGGCCCAAACCCACCCTGGATGGGAAGACCCCTGAGAGCCTGCAGCCCGAGGCCCTCCGGTCCCTAGACGCAGAAGCGCCCCCAAGCCAAGGGACCAGAGCCGGTCTCAGGCCTGGCCATCCCAGGACCGAGGCCTCCCCTGCCCCAGAGGAGCTCAGCTTCCAGAAGTGCTTCCAGGAGACCCCCTCCAGCTTTACCTCCACCAACTATACCTCACCGAGTGCCACCCCCGGGCCCCCACCCCTCAGGGCCCCCCAGAGCAGGGGCACTAGCCCCTGTCGGCCGGCCTCCTACCTGGAATTCCAGGCCAGTGGGGCCGATGCCTGGCCTCCCCCAGCTGAGAACAGCTTCCCAGGTGCTAGTTTTGGGGTCCCCCCCACTGAGCCGGAGCCCTTTTCCGAAGGCGGTAGCCCTGGGGCCGCGGCCTTTCAGTACCCCTTCCCGGAGCTGCACGGGGCCAGCCGGAGACCCTTCCCAGAGGACATGGCTGGGCCCAAGTACCCCGAACGGGCGCTGGTGCTTGCCTTCCACCAGCCTCGGGGGGCGTGGCCGGAGGCGGTGGGCACGGGCCCAGCCTACCCCCTGCCTGCCCGCccggcccccccgcccccaccctgctACTCCAGCCGACCCGGCAGCCTCGAGGCCCCCAGCGACCTTGGCGGTGTGCCCCCTCCCCCTAGTACTGCTCCCCCAGCCTCCAAGCCCTTCTCGGAGAGCGCAGCCACCTTCCGGGATGGTTTGCACGAGAACATGACCAAAGTGCTCCCTGAGAGACCTCCTTCGGCCCACGAAGGGCTGGGGAGCCCCAGGGGGCCCCCAAACTCCCTGTCCCAGAGGCAGTTGCCCGGGCAGGCCTATGGAAGCCCTGGCGCCAGCGGGGTGGGCACCAGCCCAGGGCCTCGGGACACAGAGCTGGCCGCCTCAGGGCCCCCCACTGCCAGACTGCCCCCGCTGTGGGACCCCGCCCCAGCCCCTTACCCTCCACCTCCCCTGGGTCCCCCAGCCACCACATTCTTcgaagcccagcccagcccaggccagCGGCTCAGCCTTCCCCAGAGCCCCCCGCTGCCCTGGCCCCAGGTGCTCCCGGCCGCCGGGCCCGGCCCCCACCAAATGGAGATGCTGAACCGGCTGCCCTTTCCCCCAGGGGCCCCCGAGTGGCAGGGGGGCAGCCAGGGAGCCCTGGGTGCTGTGGGCAAGACACCCGGGCCGGGTGAGAAGCTGGCCGTCCTGAGAAACAGCCCGGGCCAGCACGGCAGTGGCTCCCCTGGCCTGTTTGCCTACAATGGGCTGAAGGACCCAGGAGCCCAGCCCCTGTTCTTTggggcagcccagccccaggcctcAACCCGGGGACCCCCTGGCCTGCCCCTGCCCAGGGTGGTGGGAGCCTCCCCCAGTGAGTCCCCCCTGCCCTCGCCAGCCACCCACACTGCCAGCAGCACCTGCTCGTCACTCTCCCCACTGTCCAGCAGCCCAGCCAACCCCAGCTCAGACGAGAGCCAGGTGCCTGGGCCGCTCGTGCCCTCTGCCTTCTTCCAcccagcccctcacccacagGAGGCTGGCAGCCCCTTCCCGTCCCCCGAGCCCTCGCACAGCCTCCCCATCCACTATCAGCCAGAGCCAGCCAAGACCTTCCCTTTCCCCACAGAGGGGCTGGAGGAGACCCCATTCCCCAGCTCGGGGCTCCAGGCAGGCAGTGCGGGCCTGGAGGGCTTCCCCCAGGGGCCGCCCCCGTACTCCGCCCACCACTTCCCCCTCAGCAGCGCCAACCTGGACCAGCTGGACGTGCTGCTCACCTGCAGGCAGTGTGACCGGAACTACAGCAGCCTGGCCGCCTTCCTGGGCCACCGGCAGTTCTGTGGCCTGCTGCCAGCCAGGGCCCAGGACAGCCACCAGCAGCCCCCGGGGCTCCCCGCGCCCCCCAGAGTGCCAGCCGGCAGGACCCCGAGCCCGCTCAGCCACACCAGGACAGCTCCCTTCCTGCTGGGCGGAGACCTCCGGCCCGATGGCAGAGACGATCCCCTGCGGACGAGCTTCCTGCCCGGCCCCACCGCCACCCCCTTCCCACTCCCCACAGGGGACCTGGACCTGGAGGACGCTGCCAAGCTGGACAGCCTCATCACAGAGGCGCTCAACGGCCTGGAGGACCAGTCCGACAGCCCCGAGATCGACAGCAGCTTCATTGACGTCTTCACCGACGAGGAACCTTCCGGCCCCAAGGGCCCCGCTGCCGGGCCGCCCCCCAAGGCCAGGCTGGGGGCGACACCAGAGAAcaaagccccagccccagccctgcccccagcagTGGATGTCCCGCTGGAGACCCAGCCCCGCCAGCCCGGGGATGGAGGCAGCCCGGCCGGCCCCAGGCCCAAAACCCGCTCCCTGGGCCCAGCTCCTGCAGAGACAGATGAGGCCAGCCTAGCTGGCCAGCAGAGGAGAGGAAAGCGGTTCAAGTTGTTccggaaagagctggacacggttAACACCACCAAGAGGCCTGGCAGGGGCTCCAGGGCCGCCCGCCTGAGGCCACGGAGGAAAGGCCGGGCTGAGGCCCGCCCACGGGCTCTCAGAACTCAGGCCCCCAAAAGCCACACAGACCCCGGGGGCCGGGCCCCGCTGGTGGAGACCAGGAGCTCCCGGCGCCTCCGGCTGTCCCCCGGCCAGGACTGCAGGCGGAGGCGGGCGCGAGGCGGCACCTGGAGCAAGGAGCTCATCCACAAGATCGTGCAGCAGAAGAACCGGGCTGGCGGGCGGGGCCTGGGCCCAGCCCCCGGCGCCACAGACAGCGGGCCCCAGCACTGCGACTGCACCGCCGCCTCCGAGTCTGAGGAGGAGGACGGACCACGGCCCCCCGGCTCCCGCTTCAGAGGCCGGCCCCGCCCCAGCGGCCGGCGATGGCGCCGGggtgagaagaggaaggaagtggACTTGACCCCAGGCCCCAGAGAGGATGGGCAGCAGCAGAAACCCAGGAAGGTGGTGAAGCAGGAGGCTTCGAGGTCCAGGGGCTACCCGGGCCCCGAGGAGCCGGGCAGGCCTGGGCCAGGCCCCAGCCAGAGTCCCGGGGCCCAGGGCCCATTGCACAGCCCGAAGGCTGAAGTGGACCCAGAGGAGAAAGGCCCCCAGCATCTCCTGCAGGATCTCACCGGCACCGAGATCCTAGCGGAGAGCCATCCACCTCCAGGCTTCCCTCAAGACACTGAGACCCCTGAAATCGCTGACGACCTTCCCCCTGATGCCACGGAACTTCACAAGGAGGCTCCAGGCTCCTCCCCAGTTCCCTGCAGGGGAGGCGGCCCCTGCCCCTCAGCCCCAGAGCGACCACAGCTCCACGGGGAGGACACAGTGCTGCCCCTCGCAAGCTCACCCACATTGGGTGCACGTCGGTGCTCGGAGCCAGTCGCCTCCCAGGACAGAGAGGACCCGCCTGCCTCTCCATCCGGAGAATCACTGGTGCCTGTTGCTAACGCTGTCCATATGGTCCACTTGGACCCCAGCACTCTCTTTGTGAAGACCCCTggtcttggagaccccatggaggCTCCAACTGCCAGAAAGGGGCCTCAGCCCTACAGTAGGCCCCGCAGTGAGCTGTTCCTTGGACCCAAAGACCTGGCTGGCTGTTTCCATGAAGACCTGGGCTCCCGGTCCTCAGCCCTAGACAGCCCACTGGCCATTAGGGCACACCTCCACCAGGATGACCACGATGCCAGTTCCCCAGAGCCAAAGCCGCCCAGGAGCCCACCCTACACAGGCATCACAGACCCAGGCAGAGGCCAATCGGCACTGGCCTTGGAGCCCACGCCCCTCCCCTTGGGGCTGCCCAGGGACAGCTTCGACCCGCCGACCTATGGCAGCCCCTCTGGGCACGGGGACACCCCTGTGCTGCGTGCGTCTGCTGCTCTTCCCCTGAGGAAACCCCAGCTGGACCCACCGTACCCCTCGTTTCTGCCTGAAAGGGGCTGGTCCCTGCTGGAGGAAGTGTCCCCGGTGCCGCCTGGCCATCCAGACCTTTTTCCCAGCCTCTCAGCGGAAAAGACTTTCAGTCAGCAGCGTCCCACTCAAGGGCCCGTGGCTGCCAGCCTCAGCACTCTGCCCACCAGGGCTGTCGAGTGTAGCACCGCCAGTACCAGCGACCTGTCCGAGGAGGAGCTGGAGATCAAACGGCTGGTCACGGAACTGGAGAGTCAGCTGCAGGGCAGAGGCCCGCAGAGGGCCCCAGGAGAGCCGTGCAGGGCCAGCACCACTGCCCCCCAGGAGCCACGTCCACACGGGGAGGGGGCAGACACCACGGGGGACGCCCTGGCAAGCCCCCAGGAGGAGTGGCCCTCACCCTTGGCCCCCAGCACCCACAAGGACGTGGTTCCTGGGGGTCCTTCCAGCCCCATGGGGGTCAGCCTCAGTTTCCAATCAGTGCAGAaagccagagtcccaaagacAAGTCTCCCCAGGGCCGAAGGGGGCCGAAGGGCCCACCAGGAAGTCTGCATACCGGACCCCGTGTCAGATGTGGGGAGTTTAGCAAAGTGCAGCCCAAGCCTGGAACCTTCGCTTCCTAAGGGTCATGGGGCCCCTGGAACACAACATGGCCAAGGCCTCCCGCTGCTCCTTCCCCGCCCACCGAGAGGGGGGCTTTCCCTGGGACCCTGCAAGGCACCTGGGCCCTGTCAAGATCCTCTGAAGCTGGAGGCATTCAGCAGCCCCACTGCCCATCTAGCGCCTGGCTTGGCATTTCAGGGTGCCGAGCTTCTGCCTCTGGGTGCCACCCCACCATCTGCCGCCATTCATAGCAGTGCCCCCAGGGGACACTCTGTGAGCAGCACAGGTGAGCCAGGAGGAACAGAGCTTCTGCCCCCTGTTGCGGCTGGGCCTGGCCCTGAGGGCAAGGAGGAGTTTGTGCCAGTGGGAGTCTCTCCAAGTTGTGCCTCCACACCCAACCCCAGCCTGGGCAGGAGACTCCAGAACCCAGCCTCCAGCCCACTTCATCAGCTACAGCTCCTGGTGGCCAGAGCAGCTGAGAGGGGAGATGATGCCCGGAGCTCAAGGGTGACCCCCACTGCTGATGGCCAGAGCCCTCTGCACAGCAACCCCACAGATCTGGGAGGCGATGGCAAGGAACGAGAGACAATGGcccacagccctgccctgggCTCCCTGGGAGATGTGCAGATGACCACTGTGGCCGGACGTCAGCTGGAGCCAGACGAAGATGGACATGCAGGCACACATGGCCAGGCCAGGAAGCCCAGGGGCCAAGCCAAAGCTGGCCACCTGAAGCCAGGTGCCCGAGGGAGGCCAGGGAGACCGGACAGCTGCACCACAGCCAGCACCGACTCTGAAACCACACCGGCCGGGCTGGTCGGGGCTGCAGACCAGCTGGGGGCACAGCTCCAGGGAAGCAGAGTGGCCATGGGCCTTTGCAACGAGGCACAGGCCACCCCAAGCCCCACCTCCTCTGAGGCAGACTCTGCAGTCCCAGCCTTAGTGGCGGCCCACACCCCAGACAGGCCCAGGGACTGGACTCTGGAGGTGGTGGCAGCTGGcccaggccttaggaagcatctgcTGTTCGCTGGGGAAAGCCCAGAGCCGCCCACCAGGAACCTGGCCAGCCACACCCGCTTGTCCACCTCTGCAGCCCCCTCTGATCCCGGTGGCCTCAAGCCCCTACACCAGGAAGGCCCTCCCACGGCACCTTCAGGGGAGCTCCGGGAACTGCTCCCAGCATCTCCACCCCACGGTGGGGCTGCCAGCTCTCAGCTTCTGTCAGCCTCTTCTCCCACCTGGACACCTCCAGAAGGGGCCGAGCGCAGCCCAGCACCCACAGGCACTGCGGCACCCCTGGCAGTGTCCCCCTCTTTGAAGACGGGCCGCcgtggcctcaaggaaagcccAGCTCACCACCCTCTCCTAGGGGACGGCAGCCCCCTGGAAGACCCTCCCACGGAGCCCAGCTTCGTCAGTGTCGTCAGTGCCGCCCACGGAGGGGCCCGCCCTGGAGGTCATGTGTCAAAAACCCTAGAAGCTTCCAGAAAAGAAAGGCCAGGGGACTCCCCTGCCCgtgccacccctccccacccaatGACAGTCAGCACCCCGGGAATGACTGTCAAGGCTGCTGCCCTGCCCAGCGTCCCCACCACAGATGGCGTGGGGACACTCAGAGGTCCCAGGGCTGAGTGGCCAGACCCCAGGGGAGTTCTGCCCATCACCCACCCAGATGGGGTGCCCACAGGCTCCTCCTCCGAACCCCTAGGCAACAGGGAAGGCCAGGGTGTCACCACTGTGCCCACTGACCCTTCCACACGTGGGGCCATGTGGCCAGATCCCCACACTTGCCAAAAAGGCAAGGCTCTGGCCAGCTtccaaggacaggagagcctggagaCGCCTGGGGCCAGGCCCCCTGCAATTACCAAGGCATGCGAGGCCGGCGCCAGGGGTGTACCAGTGACCTGTCCTCCCACAGAGCTCTGCCCAGGCAGCACAACCAGTGACTCCAGAGCCCACTTCCCCCAAAGTGCCCTCCACCAGAGACCCCAGGCAAATGCCCTCAGTCCCCAGAACCTCAGACAGAAGCCGCGTGGCTTTAAAAAGAAGCCGGTGTTCACTGAGAATGGCCACTGGAGGGGTGGAGCCCCCAGCGGGCGGCCGGTGACCTGCGAGGTCTGCTCAGCTTCCTTCCGCTCCGGGCCGGGCCTGAGCCGCCACCGAGCCAGGAAGCATGGGCTGCACAAGGGTGCTGCATCCCAGCCAAGCCCAGCGCCTTCACCTGCTCCCCAGACGTGCCAGCGCCCCGGGAAGGAGAGTCGCGGAGCACTGGGGAAGGAGGAACCTGGGCACTTGGTGGGAGACCCCAGCCAGGCTGGGGAGCCGCCCCCTGTTTGTGGCTCTACAGCTCCTGAGGATGCCCTGGGTCCCGAGATATCCAAGGGGCTCAGCCTTCTGGGAGCTCCAGGCTGTCCCCCAAGCTGGGAGCCACACACCCCAGATACAATCAGGCAAGGGGTGGACGTGAGGCCTACAGAGCCTAGGAAACAGGACCGGCTGGGGAGGGAAGAGCTCCGACCCAAACAGGCAGAGAAAGGTGCGAGCCAGAGGCGCGGCAGACCACCCACAGATTTCCCCAGCGAGTCAGAGGGGAAATCTAACAAGAAAGTGAGGAAGCCCAGAGCGAGAAGGTTCCGGGAGGAGAGCAATCCCCAGGTCCCTGCTGATGTGACTCCAGACAGAAGCTGCTGGAGTCCATCCACCTCCGCTACCAACTGCTGCCGTCTCTCACCCAAGACAGAGCAAGAGACCAAGGCCACGGAGTTGCCTCCTGCAGCCACGGACCCGGAGGAGACACCTGCACAGAAGCCACCTGGGGACTGGGTGGCCTGTCCAAGGATGGCGGAGGGAGCGCCTCCAGGGGAAGGGCCAGGGGAGCAGAAGGCAGCTCTGGCGAGAGGGTGTGGGGGGCCCAGAGAGACCAGGACATCTGTCATCTGTGAAGAGCCACTGAGGGTGACTGGGCCTAAGCCTGCAGGGAACAGCAGAGAGGCTGACAACAGATCAGGGCACAGTGTCTGGGAGGAGCACGGGCCCCCCCGGGGCCCCCGGGGCCCCCCTGAGACTCGTGGTTCTGAAGCAGGTGGCGCCATCAGCAGTCCTTGCGCCCAGGCCCCCCCGCACAGCCCAGCAGAGGGGGTCCCAGAACAGGAGGGCACGGCTCCTAAACCTCCCAGCCCGGAGCACGGGGACCCTCTGAGCTTGTTGGATGATGAGGCCTCTTTCTCCCAGCTCTTCCCCCTGGGAGACCGCTTGGCTCGGAAGAAGAACCCCCGTGTCTATGGGAAGCGCTGTAAAAAGTCGAAGCCCCCACCCCGGGTGGAGCCCAATGGCCAGGTAGGgggcagtgtcactctgccctctgcccgcCTGCCCACAGACCTCAGCGACTCTGGCTCGCTCTGCCTGTCCCACGAGGACCCATGGGGTGATGAGGCCACCGATCTGCCTGAGTCCTTCCTCCTGGAGGGCTTCCTCAACAGCAAGGTTCCGGGCATTGACCCttgggccccaggccccagcctgtGGGCCCTAGAGCCCCACCTGGAGACGAACCCCTGCTGCGCCGAGGACCACCCATTGGAAAACATCCCCAAGCTACACATGGTCCCGGCAGCTTGGCGAGGCCTGGAGCTTCAGGCCCCCGCGGACGAGGTCACCTCTTCTCTAGGAGATGCGAGCCCTGAGCCTCCCAACCTGGAGCGAGAACACTATGACTGCGGGGTGCCCAGGAGTGCTGCGGACCTGGAGACGCTGGGCACCAAACTGGAGATACAGGACCCATGCTTCCTGGGACCCTGTGAAGACCCTGTGGGTCTCCCCAGCACCAGCTTCTTGGATGGCAAGGCCACGGCCGGTTCCCAGGGCCCACGGAGCAGGACAGAGGAAGCGGACGGAGCAAGAAGGGCCGCAGGAGAAGGCCAGCGTGCCAAGGCCAGGAGAGCGCCCTACAAGTGCAGGGTGTGCTTCCAGCGCTTCCACGGCCTGGGCGAGCTGGACCTGCACAAGCTGGCCCAcagtccctccccgccccccacctgctACATGTGCGTGGAGCGCAGGTTCGGCTCCCGAGAGCTGCTCCGGGAGCACCTGCTGGAGAAGCACGTGCAGAGCAAGGCGGGGCTGTGGGCCTGCGGCATGTGCTTGCGGGAGGTGGCCGACGTCTGGATGTACAACGAGCACCTGCGGGAACACGCCGTGCGCTTCGCCCGCAAGGGGCAGGCACGGCGGTCGCTGGGGGACCTGCCCGCATGCTGGGAGGGCGGCGGCGTGGTCACACACTTCCTGAGCGGCATCGCGGGGCAGGCGTCCAGATCCCGCCGGGGCAAGCGCTCCGTCGCCAGCAAGGCAGGCGGGGGCTGCGCAGAGGCGTCGGGGCCGGACGCGGGAGCCGGGAAGGCGTTCCCGAGGGAGCGGCCGAGGCCCCAGGCCTGCAGCCGCGGCTGCGACGCGGTCGGCGACTCGGCGCAGGGCAGCCCGTCCGCCTGCTCGCGCCCCGCCCCGGCTGGCGGCGCGTCCCCCGAAGCCCGTCCCCACGGCGAGCCCCAGCTCCCGGCCGTCCCGGTGCACCAGGATTGCAAGGACCCGGCCCGCGACTGCCACCACTGCGGGAAGCGGTTCCCCAAGCCCTTCAAGCTGCAGCGCCACCTGGCGGTGCACAGCCCACAGCGCGTGTACCTGTGCCCGCAGTGCCCGCGCGTCTACTCGGAGCACCAGGAGCTGCGCGCGCACTTGGGCGGCGAGCACGGGCTGAGCGGGGAGCTGGAGCTGGCGCACACGCCGCTGTACGCCTGCGAGCTCTGCGCCAACGTCACGCACATCAGCAAGCGGTCCTTCGTCTGCAGCTCCTGCAACTACACCTTCGCCAAAAAGGAGCAGTTCGACCGGCACATGGACAAACACCGGAGGAAGGGGCAGCAGCCCTTCACATTTCGCGGCGTGAGGAGGCCCGGCGCCCCCGGACGGAAGGCTTCGGCCCGAGAGGGCACGCTGCCTAGCAAACGGCGCAGGGTGGCCGCTCCCAGCAGCCCCGCCAGGTCCAGCGCGGAAGGGCCTCTGTCCCAGAGCAGCAGCCCCACCCCGAGTGAGGGGTCCCTCCCAGCCCTGCTCCAGCCCTGCCCAGAGGCAGCTCCCAGCACCACCACCGGGCAGCCCGGCACCCCAGAGAGGCCCATAGACCCTCTAGGCCTCCAGGAGCTCCTGCCCCCATCCTTGTCTCCTTTCCCAGCGGCCTCGGCTGGTGACAAAGATGGCCACAAGCCGGACCAGGCCCTGGAGAGCTCTGAGGatgaggcctccccaggcagccctgAGCACCTCCTCCAGCAGGCTTTCCCGCTGGGAGGCTCTCTGCCCCGGCTGGGGACCGCAGACCAAGAGGTAGAAAAGAGGGCAGCTGGCCCATTCTCAGGGAAACACAGGACCCCAAGTGCACCTGGAAAATGTGCCCCTGACCATCACCTAGAAGCCCCCTCTCTGCTCTGGAAGGAAAAGCAGCTATCCACGTGTCTCTTGGTGCCTGCAGGGGCAACAGGGGGCCCCTCCCACAGAGGCAGTGCCCCCAAGCCTAGGGGCTGCGGGAGTTTATCAAAGGACAGGTCAAGCTCATCCACCCCCAACAAAGCACCCAAGATCCCAGGACAACTGAAGAAGGCGGTAGCCAGCCCCGTGCCCAGAGAACCCCCCCGTGGCACTGAGGAGAGGCTGAAGCCCACCGCCCTCAAAGCCAAGCCAGGCTCCCAGGGTGCTGGAGGTCCCCGGCAGGGCACCAAGGCAGTGGGCGGCAGCCAGCCCCAGCCAGCCAGTGGGCAGCTCCAAAGCGAGACAGCCACCACCCCAGCCAAGCCCGACTGCCCAGGCCAGGGCCCCGCCCCAGACAAGGCCCTCCCTCGAGCCCTAGCCAAAGGCTACCCCAAGGGGCCAAGGGAAGCTGGTGGCCAGGGGCTGCGAGGGAGCCTGGGCCCCAGGGAGGACACAGACAGcagtgagaagaagagaaaaggccGGGCCCCGGAGCCAGCCAGGAGCGAAGGTGTGGGGAGCCTGGGCAGAGGCCCCTTGGCCCCCGAAAAACCCCCTCGGGCCCCCCGGAAGCAGGCAACTCCCAGCCGTGTGATCCCCGCCAAGCCCAAGCCCAAGCCCAGGCCCAGTAGCCAGAACAGCTCGATGCTCCCTCAGCCCTCAGAGGTACAGAAGCGGGAGCCCAGCCATGCCCACGGGGACCTCAGATGCAGAAAGGAGGGGCTGAGCAAGGCCCTCCCCCAGACAAGACCTCTACACAGGGCCCCCAGGAAGGGTGGGCCTCTCCACAGTGCGGAACCCCCTAACTCCCGGGCCTGCCGCACAGCTGAGTCCCAGAGCCACCTCCTCAGCCAGCTGTTCGGTCAGAGACTAACCAGTTTCAAGATCCCTTTGAAAAAGGACTCTTCTGAGTAA